The Maridesulfovibrio salexigens DSM 2638 region GATCATTACGGCCGCTGTATTTGAATCCAGCCTCAAGGGCTGCGAATTTGTATCCTTCGGGAATTTGAAGCATGGTCTTTTATCCTCTGAAATATCCTGCCAGCAAAGGTGTTGACAGTAGTTTTTTGTTGTTACTCTCTCAGAAAAAACTGTGCAAGATAAAATAGCTGATTAAAACAAAAGTTATTGCGATTCATACAAAAAAACGGGTCTGTCCAAGCAAGAACAGACCCGTTGATATAAGCTGATTGAGTTCAGACTAATTCAGGAGGTCCTTGCGGACATATTCAACTTTAGCCTTGGATCGCAATTCGTTCAGGAAAGCGCCAAACACTTCGTTGGCGCGCTGCTGGAATATAGCATCCATGACCATATCTTTCTGGGCTGCCCATGCTTCCTCTTTGGGAGGAATGCGTTCATCAACACGGGCAACAATGAAACCGCCGGGAAGTTCGAAAACTTCAGACATCCACTGGTCTTTCTTAGCAGCTAAAGCAGCCTGAGCCAGTTTGGGGTTCATGCCCAGGCCGGGAACAAAACCGTCGCGACCGAAGGGTTCAGAGGTTTTCAGATCCTTTTTAATGACCTTGAGGGCTGCAGCTTCAGTCTTTTCATTAGACAACTGGCCCATGAGAGCAAGAGCTTTGGCTTTAGCCAGATTCATTGCTTGCTGCTGGGAAAGGAAGCTTTCAATATCCTGCTTCTGGTCCTTAAGCGGGCTCAGGGACGGAGGAACATCTGCTTCTTTTTCTACCAGAATGTAACCGCCGTCGATAGCAACAGGCATATCAGTCGCGTTGCCTTTAGGCAGGGCGATGATAGTCTGGGCAGCACTCTCGGTCATACCGAAGGCACGGGAGAGGTTTTCAACAGTTGCCTGTTCGCTTTTCTTGAAAGCAATACCCAGTTCTTCGGAAACTTTGTCCAGCTTCATGCCGGAAGCAAGCAGATCAATAGCGTGGTCCAGTTTGTCAGTAATGGAGTCTGCTGCTTTTTCCTGAGCTATCAGGGAGTTGATTTCGTCCTTGACCTGATCAATATCTTTCTGGCCGGCTTCGCGGACGTCATCAATTTTGATCAGGTGCCAACCGAAACGGGTACGTACAGGCTCGCTGATTTCACCTTTCTTGAGAGCGAAAGCTGCTTCTTCAAAAGGTTTAACCATGGCACCGCGGCCAAACCAGCCGAGTTCTCCACCTTTGGAGCTGCTGGGACCTTCAGAGTACTTTTTAGCCAGTTTACCGAAATCCTGACCGGACTTGGCTTTGGCGAGTACTTTCTTAATTTTCTTTTCTGCCGCAGCTACATCTTTGTCAGAAGCATTCTCATCAACAGTGATCAGGATATGACGTGCATTGACCTGAGCCTCCTGCTGGAAAGTTTCTTTGTTCGCTTCGTAGTATGCTTTGATTTCTTCGGGGGT contains the following coding sequences:
- a CDS encoding peptidylprolyl isomerase encodes the protein MMDILRQNAQSWGIKIAFGIIIAVFIFAFGAGGFNGNTDPVIAYVNDQPVPTQEFMQVYRETAEALRAQNPNLDSDQLQSPEFKKAVLEQLVSQKLLEAEAEKLGLSVSNSELSYSISKIPAFADKDGKFDMNLYQAFLQSRAMSAATFENDMRNSALISKLQEYVTMPVKPTEADARALFDSAAEKVQIDYYYVSGADFVKNIKISDKQIEDFYKANPDKFTIPARSVVKYIAFTPEELSINETVTPEEIKAYYEANKETFQQEAQVNARHILITVDENASDKDVAAAEKKIKKVLAKAKSGQDFGKLAKKYSEGPSSSKGGELGWFGRGAMVKPFEEAAFALKKGEISEPVRTRFGWHLIKIDDVREAGQKDIDQVKDEINSLIAQEKAADSITDKLDHAIDLLASGMKLDKVSEELGIAFKKSEQATVENLSRAFGMTESAAQTIIALPKGNATDMPVAIDGGYILVEKEADVPPSLSPLKDQKQDIESFLSQQQAMNLAKAKALALMGQLSNEKTEAAALKVIKKDLKTSEPFGRDGFVPGLGMNPKLAQAALAAKKDQWMSEVFELPGGFIVARVDERIPPKEEAWAAQKDMVMDAIFQQRANEVFGAFLNELRSKAKVEYVRKDLLN